One Algoriphagus sp. Y33 genomic window, AGTCGCGGTTTGCAGCGCTCAGTCCTCAGTCCCGGTTGTGAAAAGCCGAATTTTATTCTGTTTTAACTTTCTTGGAATCGATTCAGCAAGAAAATTCCTGTAATTTTAACCTGGATTACGCATTAGGATTCGTAGAAGCATGTCCCGATTCTTTTCGGGAAGGTTTCAAACAGCAAGAAAATCACTTTGGATCCCGATGACTATCGGGAGAAAAGTGCGGCTGATTTTGAAGCAGATTGAAGCCGGAGTAGATTTTCTAATGCGTATTTCAGGTTTAAGTTACCAAATCTAACCGACTATGATCTACAACTCAATAATCAATACCATCGGGAATACACCGATGATCCGCTTGAATAAACTGGCCAAACACATTAAAGGGGAAGTTTTGGTGAAGGTAGAATACTTCAACCCGGGTAATTCCATGAAAGACCGTATGGCGATCAAAATGGTCGAAGATGCTGAGAAAGCAGGTTTACTGAAACCCGGAGGAACCATCATAGAAGGAACAAGTGGGAATACGGGAATGGGACTGGCTTTGGCAGCAGTGGCAAAAGGCTATAAGTGTATTTTCACCATGGCGGATAAGCAGTCCAAAGAGAAAATTGATATTTTAAAAGCAGTAGGGGCAGAAGTGATTGTTTGTCCGACAAACGTATCCCCAGAAGATCCACGATCCTATTATTCCATTGCAAGGAAGTTAAATCAGGATATTCCAAATTCTTTTTACCCAAATCAATACGATAACCTATCCAATACCGCCGCCCACTACGAGACGACCGGACCTGAGATATGGAAGGATACCGACGGGAAAATCACACATTATGCGGCAGGTGTAGGGACGGGAGGCTCCATGTGTGGAACTGCGCAGTACCTCAAAGAACAAAATCCGGATATCGTAACTGTAGGAATTGATACGTATGGTTCCGTATTCAAAAAGTACAAGGAAACAGGCATATTTGATGAGAAGGAAGTTTACCCGTACCTGACTGAAGGAATCGGTGAGGATATTCTCCCAAAGAATGTGAACTTCGATATGATAGACCACTTTATCAAAGTAACGGATAAAGATTCTGCGGTAATGACCAGACGATTGGCTAGGGAAGAAGGCTTGTTTGTAGGTTGGTCCTGTGGATCGGCTGTACATGGAGCACTGGAATGGGCAAAGGACAACTTAAAAGAAGGAGATCAGCTGGTGATTATTCTTCCTGATCACGGTACCCGCTATCTGGGCAAAGTGTATAACGATGAGTGGATGAGAAATCACGGTTTCTTGGAAGACAAGACTTTTTCCACTGCAAGAGATATCATAGCGCAGCGAATAGGAGCTTATACGCTGGTTTCTTCGTTGAAAACCGATTCCGTGCGGGATGCTATCGGACTAATGAACAAAACCAGTGTTTCTCAGATTCCTGTGATGGAAAATGGAGAAGTCGTAGGTAGCCTGACTGATAACAAACTTTTGGCTAGAATCATCGACAACCCATCATTGAAAGATGCTTCCGTAGCCGATGTGATGGAAGACTCCATGCATTTTGTGGCACTGGATAGTACATTGGACGTACTTTCCTCAATGGTCGAAAAGGAAAAAGCTGTGCTTGTACGTGATGTGCAGAATCAAATCCACATCATCACCAAGCATGACATCTTGGAGGCTTTCACAAAATAGGCTATCCCTCCATGCAGAATAAAAAATTAGATAGTCTGATTGCATCAGCTGAGATTGAGTTTGATCTTAAAGCAGTCTTTTCAAAAGCTTGGGAAATGTATAAGAGCCAAGCGTTGATGAATTCCTCATACATGCTCCTCTTGCTCTCGCTTCAGGGCATGGTTGTGCTCTACGCCCCCCAATTCACACTCGTATACAGTCTTGCACTTGCCCCACCACTTTATACAGGATTTTTCTTGGTGGCAAATAAGATGAGTGGTGGAGAGAAAGTCACTTATGGAGATTATTTTATGGGGTTCAACTACTGGATGCTTATGTTTAGTATTTGGCTGATAGGTCAGGTTTTGGTTTCACTCGGACTTATTCTGTTTATTGTTCCCGGGATTTATCTGGCAGTTTCCTATATGTTTGCGGTCTTGTTTGGGATTTTTGGAGGCTTCAGTTTTTGGAACTCCCTTGAATATAGCAGAAAGCTGGTCTCCCGTAATTTTTGGCAATTCTTTGTGCTGGCAGTGATTTTAGTGCTGGTGAATGTTGTTCCGGCGGGCTTGCCATTTCTGTTCCCAAGTGGAGGAGTGATATTTGCATTGTGGATTTGCGTTTCACTTCCGGTGAGCTTTATGGCGATTTATGTGATTTTTGAGGACCTAACCCGCGATGTATTTAGTGAGGAGGAAAAAACATCAGAACTTACTCATGTGTGAGAAGCATGGCTTCCAGTCTTGACCTGCATTTCTCCGAGAGTTCGTTGGCAGTAGTATCAGATGGTGCAGGAGGATTAATCGGTTTGGAATAGTAGATTTTAACCTTGCCGGGGCTGATCAAAAGCGATCCTTTTTTCATGATTTTATTTGCACCGATCACGGCTATCGGCAGGATAGGAATCCCTGTTTCTACCGAAAGCCGAAATGCACCGAACTTAAATGGTAAGAGAGTAGCTTCAGTATCATTTCGTGTGCCTTCCGGAGCCACTACCGTAGAGATTCCCTGATTGAGGTAAGTGACCAGCCGAGCTATGCTTTTCCTTCTGGATTCGGCATCTGTTCTGTCCACCCAGATGGCTACTTTGCCCACCACCCAGCCAAAGAATGGAATTTTGGACAATTCCTTCTTCCCCAATGCTCTTACTTGCTGGGGGATAGCAAGAGGGATTATCGCCGCATCCAAAAATGAGCGATGGTTAAAGATGTAGATATAGGACTGCTTGCGGTCAATAAGTTCTCTTCCGTGGAACTCGTAGCGTATTCCCGAGCCGAAAGACCAAATTCTGGCCCAAATCCGGATAAATAAAAAAGACAGCTTTCCTCCCGCAGGGCTGATGCTTACCGGAATTACTATAAACAGACCCAAAATCAGGAGCAGTATAAAAAAAAGTACAATGGAATAAAGGGTAAATAATACGTGTACGATTTTTATCATTCGGGAGAAATGGTAATTTTGGGTATAAATTTAATCTTCACTCTTTGCTTGCAGGAGCCTCCGAGCGTTCGGGGGCTCCGTTTTTTTTAGGAGGCTTCATGAAAGATAGATTTTTTTGGTAAAAATGGATAGAGGCCTATTCCCCATGGAATGGATCTTTTTTATCGTCATTGCGAATGACGAAGGAGTGAAGCAATCTCTTTTTCACAAAATAAGATCGCTTTGTCGTACCTCCTCGCAATGACGATAAATAAAGAATAACTAATTAGAACAGAATATACCAAATTGCAAGAACATGAACACAAAGCGGAAAACCGGATACATATGAAAATATGAATCCGGTTTTTTCGCTTGGAATATCCGAGTTTATAAGGAGACTCTTTTTTGGAGGGTACTGCTAATCAATAATCAAAACGTACCAGATTCGGTTCGCGATCTACGGTTACTGCGTAGATTGCCTTGTTTTCTTCATCGACTGCAAATCCAAAAACTGGATAGTCCAGTTGATAATGATTTAATATATTTCCCTTATAGTCGAATTCAAAGATTCTATTGAGGTTATCGGGACTACTAAGTTCTCTATAGGGTTTTCCTCTAAATAAGACAAAGAAAGAATCTTTACCTGCATACAAATCTGCATACCTTGTGGTACTGTTTTCTCCCAAGTCCGGCATTTGATAACCATCCCAATACCCTATTTTGAATTCGGGTATTTCTTGGGTAGGTCCATAAACTGTCTTAATAGAATAGTTTTCGAGATTTATTATATCAATGTAATCTGCACTAATTCCACTTTTAATAAAGTGTGTCTTATCGGGACTTCCTTTCAAGGAGCCTTGAAATATATTGCTTACCAAGTTGGCATCCAACTCATCTTCTTTATATCCATTCGGTAGCTCTTTGTTTTTGATCATGTCTTTCCAGTTCCCAAATAAGGCGAGCGTATCCCCCTCAATTGTTATATGAATATATTTGTCCCAGCCATGTACGGTATTCCCTAATAGCGTGGTGTCACTAGTCCAAGTGGTATAAGTCAAATAATAGGCAGTCTCCGGAGATTTCACCTGCTCTTCGGCAAGCTTACCGGTATCTCTCAAATCAAACTTGGAAAATATGCGCATCTCAGGGTCATACACCCACACTTTATTCTCTTCCCCTACATCCTCTATCTGACTGATCACGGTGATTTCTCCAGGGCCTAAGCCGTCAATTCCTTTGGATGCCAGATGGAGGCGGGTTTCTAGGTCTATGATATGGAATTTATCATCTGTGGTGCTTTTTACTTCAAAAACAATTGCAAGACCATCTTTGATCATCAAACCTTTAGGATTAAGAAGTTCAGGAACACTATATTTTTCACCGGCTAATTCTATCACAGAAGGTAAATCTTTCTCAGTGAAATAAATGTTGCCATCAATGGTTTTCGAAGTGCAGGCAAATATAAAGATAATCCAAATCAGCAATATAATTGATTTCATATAATCGAAATTAGAAGGAGTAAAAAAGGGTTGGAATTTAAGTAATAATCTCTCCTTACAACGTGCGGAGTAAGCGTTCCCAGCGGTTGATAGAAGGGAGACTAAAATGTCTCAAGTGAAACTTGGCCTTTTCAAATATGGTGAAAACAATCAGTTTTCACCGCATCAGCAAGATTTACTTGAGAAAATTGTAAAGCCATCGGGGAAAATAGCTCCAGTCTCTCAGAAATTCCTGACATCTAATCAACCATCTTCCAAGGTAGGGGAGTAATTTATACTTGATTATTAATTTTTGGAAAAAGCCCCCATTCTTCCTAAATGCCTGAGATGTTCTACATATTAAATATAGTTCAAACAAAAAAAGAGAGATTGGAAATCCTTTATTTAATAGATTGCTTTATGTGAATTTCAAGTTCGGGAAATATAGTGCTCATATCATACTTGTAGAATTCGTCGGATTGAACATCAAATGTATAGAGTTCATTGTTGATGAAGTCTATATCAAAGGATGTGATATGGTTTTCTAGTTTAAGTTCGGCTAGTGGCTCTCCTTCCCAATTAAATAGCAGAATGGAAGGGAAATGAGTTCTATTAGTTTGATAGGTTTTGATGTCTTCATTTATGAATACCACTCCAAAAAAGTCATCAAATACACGTAAATCTGAAAAAGTATAAACCCTATCCCATGTATTTTCTTTTTGAATATTTGAGATATCAAATAATTTTTCACCAATACATATGGTTTTAGCAAGGGTACTATCAAGTGAGTATAAATTGATGTAATTTAATCCAATTGGCATTTCGACAAACTTTTGATGGATATCACTTAATTTTGTCAAAGCTGATAGAATATTAAAATCTTCTCCCTGTAGTATGGAAGCCTGATTTAGTTTGTCGAGAATGGGTAGAGTAGTTCTATATCCATTTTTATACAGGTATCGGATTTGTTGCGTATCCATATTGCCAATTTCTTTAATGAAAAATGTTGAGCTATCTATCATTATAAATTCAAATAGGAAGGGAGGTATAGAAGTATTTAGCTTGGAAATCTGCAATATTTTTGAATTAATTGACTCCTCTATATTGAATTTTAATGCTCCTCCTTTTTGAAAATCATAAAGGTATGCTACGAGTTGTCCCTCTTCTCTAGTGATTTTGGTTTTGCTCGCTAAACTTGGTCCCTGAATTAATTCTAGCGGACCTTCACCTCTTTTTAGAAAGCTATTTAAATATTGATGATTAGGGAGAGAATATAGTGACCAGAGTCCATCTTCTTTGGTAGTATTCAAGATCAGTATGCTGTCATAAATGGCAAAGCTTCTAATTCCAATGATATCTATATTAGGTGTTGTCTTTTTGCCAAGAGAGAATTTTACAGGGAATTCCTTAATATAGTCTATATTATCAAAAGCCATGAAGGTTGGTTGGTCTAATTTTGGGTTCCCACAGCTTGTAAGTAATGATGATACAATCAGTAAAATCTGAATATATTTAAATGCTATCTTGAATTGTTCTATTATCATAAGGGTTATTCTATTTATAAATTTAAGAGTGGCCGTTAAATATTAACGGCCACTTTGGAATATTGATTTTAGCATTTACCAGAAGTTGATACCCAAGATTTTGTAGAATTATTAATAAAGGAACATGAGCCACAATACCGAACCTGACTTGCCTCCATATACGTAACCGTATTATAGCAAGAATTTTGTCCTGTTCCTGATGAACTAGACTGTGCCAATGCATCATTATCCATATTGATGAAAGGATCTGTCAAGCTCAACTTCACATTCATTAATAGTGCCATAAAGAATATCCCCACAGCAGCCATTTTCACGATTTTATTTAATTTGGTATTCATTTTTCTAAGAATTTAATATACGAATAACTTTTTGTTTAGTGTGAATCTTTCGCATTCACCTACGCTTTCTTCTACTGTGTTCGACAGCAGAAG contains:
- a CDS encoding BF3164 family lipoprotein produces the protein MIIEQFKIAFKYIQILLIVSSLLTSCGNPKLDQPTFMAFDNIDYIKEFPVKFSLGKKTTPNIDIIGIRSFAIYDSILILNTTKEDGLWSLYSLPNHQYLNSFLKRGEGPLELIQGPSLASKTKITREEGQLVAYLYDFQKGGALKFNIEESINSKILQISKLNTSIPPFLFEFIMIDSSTFFIKEIGNMDTQQIRYLYKNGYRTTLPILDKLNQASILQGEDFNILSALTKLSDIHQKFVEMPIGLNYINLYSLDSTLAKTICIGEKLFDISNIQKENTWDRVYTFSDLRVFDDFFGVVFINEDIKTYQTNRTHFPSILLFNWEGEPLAELKLENHITSFDIDFINNELYTFDVQSDEFYKYDMSTIFPELEIHIKQSIK
- a CDS encoding BF3164 family lipoprotein; the encoded protein is MKSIILLIWIIFIFACTSKTIDGNIYFTEKDLPSVIELAGEKYSVPELLNPKGLMIKDGLAIVFEVKSTTDDKFHIIDLETRLHLASKGIDGLGPGEITVISQIEDVGEENKVWVYDPEMRIFSKFDLRDTGKLAEEQVKSPETAYYLTYTTWTSDTTLLGNTVHGWDKYIHITIEGDTLALFGNWKDMIKNKELPNGYKEDELDANLVSNIFQGSLKGSPDKTHFIKSGISADYIDIINLENYSIKTVYGPTQEIPEFKIGYWDGYQMPDLGENSTTRYADLYAGKDSFFVLFRGKPYRELSSPDNLNRIFEFDYKGNILNHYQLDYPVFGFAVDEENKAIYAVTVDREPNLVRFDY
- a CDS encoding pyridoxal-phosphate dependent enzyme; protein product: MIYNSIINTIGNTPMIRLNKLAKHIKGEVLVKVEYFNPGNSMKDRMAIKMVEDAEKAGLLKPGGTIIEGTSGNTGMGLALAAVAKGYKCIFTMADKQSKEKIDILKAVGAEVIVCPTNVSPEDPRSYYSIARKLNQDIPNSFYPNQYDNLSNTAAHYETTGPEIWKDTDGKITHYAAGVGTGGSMCGTAQYLKEQNPDIVTVGIDTYGSVFKKYKETGIFDEKEVYPYLTEGIGEDILPKNVNFDMIDHFIKVTDKDSAVMTRRLAREEGLFVGWSCGSAVHGALEWAKDNLKEGDQLVIILPDHGTRYLGKVYNDEWMRNHGFLEDKTFSTARDIIAQRIGAYTLVSSLKTDSVRDAIGLMNKTSVSQIPVMENGEVVGSLTDNKLLARIIDNPSLKDASVADVMEDSMHFVALDSTLDVLSSMVEKEKAVLVRDVQNQIHIITKHDILEAFTK
- a CDS encoding lysophospholipid acyltransferase family protein, which encodes MIKIVHVLFTLYSIVLFFILLLILGLFIVIPVSISPAGGKLSFLFIRIWARIWSFGSGIRYEFHGRELIDRKQSYIYIFNHRSFLDAAIIPLAIPQQVRALGKKELSKIPFFGWVVGKVAIWVDRTDAESRRKSIARLVTYLNQGISTVVAPEGTRNDTEATLLPFKFGAFRLSVETGIPILPIAVIGANKIMKKGSLLISPGKVKIYYSKPINPPAPSDTTANELSEKCRSRLEAMLLTHE